From the Solanum pennellii chromosome 4, SPENNV200 genome, one window contains:
- the LOC107018032 gene encoding uncharacterized protein LOC107018032 — translation MNSMVALGKKFTRNIQDNKRRLLSAKYELRRKLYKAFVQDPQLPPEMREAHQYKLAKLPRNSSFTRIRNRCIFTGRPRAVYEKFRMSRIVFRGLAARGALQGVKKASW, via the coding sequence ATGAATTCAATGGTGGCTTTGGGGAAGAAATTCACGAGAAATATTCAAGATAACAAACGCAGATTGTTGTCTGCTAAGTATGAATTGAGGCGAAAGTTGTATAAAGCTTTTGTTCAAGATCCTCAACTTCCTCCTGAAATGCGAGAAGCTCATCAGTACAAGCTTGCCAAGTTGCCCAGAAACAGTTCCTTTACGCGAATCAGAAATCGGTGCATTTTTACAGGTCGACCTCGTGCCGTTTATGAAAAGTTTCGAATGTCTCGTATTGTTTTTCGTGGTTTGGCTGCTCGTGGTGCTTTGCAAGGTGTAAAGAAAGCTTCTTGGTAG